The following are encoded together in the Candidatus Zixiibacteriota bacterium genome:
- a CDS encoding type II secretion system F family protein — MSLFLIALFTFLSAMSLIVILFMLPMAVQDTPQARIRRRLSSIGRMAHASKSEIQSLLKSSVYSDTPWLNELLGRFAIMRRIDLLLERANVDMTPMTFLMCSAGAFGVTFLMMAIVGKPFLLGLLFAVVAFFVPYAYLQYITWKRLRLFLEQMPDGLDMISQSLQAGLGLTQAMVYVAKEMPDPIGTEFSVFIEEVNLGLPLNDALRKFEERINLPEVRLFNTALLVQREVGGSLAELLTKLSNIIRDRFRIERLIKSITAQNRMSAWVVCSIPPFLAVFMFVREPVMMNEMLAHPVGRGMLAAALVLEVLGILVFRKLIKVHI; from the coding sequence ATGAGTCTCTTTCTGATCGCGCTGTTCACGTTCCTCTCGGCCATGTCGCTGATCGTGATCCTTTTCATGCTGCCCATGGCCGTGCAGGATACTCCGCAGGCCAGGATCAGGCGGAGGTTGTCCTCGATCGGGCGGATGGCCCACGCGTCGAAAAGCGAGATCCAGAGCCTTTTGAAAAGCTCGGTCTACAGCGACACGCCGTGGCTCAACGAACTGCTCGGGCGCTTCGCGATCATGCGGAGGATCGATCTCCTGCTCGAAAGAGCCAACGTCGACATGACCCCCATGACTTTCCTGATGTGCTCGGCGGGAGCGTTCGGGGTGACGTTTTTGATGATGGCGATCGTGGGCAAGCCGTTTCTGTTAGGTTTGCTCTTCGCGGTGGTCGCGTTCTTCGTCCCGTACGCTTATCTGCAGTACATTACCTGGAAACGACTGCGATTGTTTCTCGAACAGATGCCCGACGGGCTGGACATGATAAGCCAAAGCCTCCAGGCGGGTCTGGGGCTGACCCAGGCAATGGTTTACGTCGCGAAGGAAATGCCCGATCCGATCGGCACGGAATTCTCGGTTTTCATCGAAGAGGTCAACCTGGGCCTGCCCTTGAACGACGCGCTGAGAAAATTCGAGGAGCGCATAAACCTTCCCGAGGTCCGGCTGTTCAACACGGCGCTTCTGGTACAGCGAGAGGTCGGCGGGAGCCTCGCCGAGCTTCTGACCAAGCTGTCGAACATTATCCGGGACCGCTTCCGGATCGAGCGGTTGATCAAGAGTATAACCGCGCAAAATCGCATGAGCGCCTGGGTGGTGTGCTCGATACCGCCGTTCCTGGCCGTTTTCATGTTCGTCCGGGAGCCGGTGATGATGAACGAGATGCTGGCTCACCCGGTCGGAAGAGGCATGCTCGCGGCCGCGTTGGTCCTGGAGGTTCTGGGAATCCTGGTGTTTCGAAAACTCATCAAGGTTCACATCTAA
- a CDS encoding type II secretion system F family protein gives MEVLIALGVFGFIAAIVYLTLASRAPVADEIIQQRLENIRGQARPAPVKLYAGEEETFWERVTTFFFGSREIPERLSSVARMLHQAGYRGSRAVRIFWGLRIFLCLAFGFGALLVAVLSNAAFGEVLMLGGMGALIGYVLPLITVRRKAKARVLEMRETLPDTLDLLVVCVEAGMGVDAAINRVAREQTGQGLAIGEELLLAAQEMQAGAPRKEALTRLAERCGVDEFRALITFLTQTEELGGSIARSLRVYAETMRDKRSQAAEEAARKTVIKLIFPLVFFILPAIFILVLGPAGLQIMKTLANPLR, from the coding sequence ATGGAAGTACTGATCGCCCTGGGCGTTTTCGGGTTCATCGCCGCGATCGTTTATCTAACCCTGGCATCGCGGGCGCCGGTGGCGGATGAAATCATTCAACAGCGGCTGGAAAACATCCGGGGTCAGGCCAGACCTGCCCCCGTAAAGCTTTACGCGGGCGAGGAAGAAACCTTCTGGGAACGGGTCACGACCTTTTTCTTCGGGAGCCGGGAAATTCCCGAGCGACTGTCTTCGGTCGCGAGAATGCTTCACCAGGCAGGGTACCGCGGGAGCCGTGCCGTGCGGATCTTCTGGGGCCTCCGCATATTTCTTTGCCTGGCGTTCGGTTTCGGCGCGCTACTGGTCGCGGTCCTATCGAACGCTGCTTTCGGGGAAGTGCTGATGCTGGGTGGTATGGGCGCGTTGATCGGTTACGTCCTGCCGCTCATCACGGTGCGCCGCAAGGCCAAGGCCCGAGTGCTAGAAATGCGGGAAACCCTTCCCGACACACTCGATCTGCTCGTGGTTTGCGTGGAGGCCGGTATGGGCGTCGACGCGGCGATCAACCGCGTCGCGCGGGAGCAAACCGGGCAAGGCCTCGCGATCGGAGAAGAATTGCTGCTGGCCGCGCAGGAGATGCAGGCCGGGGCGCCGCGTAAGGAAGCCCTCACCCGTTTGGCGGAACGGTGCGGGGTGGACGAATTTCGGGCCTTGATCACGTTCTTGACGCAGACCGAAGAGCTGGGCGGAAGCATCGCGCGTTCGCTCCGTGTTTACGCGGAAACGATGCGCGACAAACGGAGTCAGGCGGCCGAGGAAGCGGCCCGGAAAACCGTGATCAAGCTGATCTTTCCGCTGGTGTTCTTTATCCTTCCGGCGATTTTTATTCTCGTGCTGGGGCCGGCGGGGCTGCAGATCATGAAAACGTTGGCCAACCCGTTGAGGTAG
- a CDS encoding DUF192 domain-containing protein — translation MPVINLTKKTWLATKVRKADNFLTRLIGLLKRSNLAPEEALWLTPSKGIHTIGMKFPIDVVFLDKSNVVLAVVSGLLPYRISGVYLRSYSVLELPSGTLKKSRTEVGDKLEISLVETSAIDDLKDTRLSHIG, via the coding sequence GTGCCGGTAATCAATCTGACCAAGAAGACCTGGCTGGCAACCAAGGTGCGAAAAGCCGATAATTTTCTGACCCGATTGATCGGGCTGCTGAAGCGATCGAATCTGGCGCCGGAAGAGGCTCTCTGGCTGACGCCCAGCAAGGGGATTCACACGATCGGAATGAAGTTCCCGATCGATGTGGTGTTTCTGGATAAATCGAACGTGGTGCTGGCCGTCGTCTCCGGCTTGCTGCCTTATCGCATCAGCGGCGTGTACCTGAGGAGCTACAGCGTTCTCGAGCTGCCGAGCGGGACATTGAAAAAATCGCGAACCGAAGTCGGCGACAAGCTGGAAATATCACTGGTCGAGACCTCCGCGATCGACGATCTCAAGGATACGAGGCTGAGCCATATCGGGTAG
- a CDS encoding TadE/TadG family type IV pilus assembly protein: MSRNPCCCAAVLSNRGDADRGARKASKGQALVEFTLIFMLMLVIAWIPADFGLAFFTGQLMSNAAREGARIGSAMPSFNASEVVNVTCQRLPSALLSDPGSGGTSCMPVSRARVSVTLDSSGGTCNQRVIVRVQGNYNFFFYELLRFFGASGNFDSETLTRETSMRWEHGC, encoded by the coding sequence ATGTCTAGAAATCCGTGTTGTTGCGCTGCTGTTCTTTCCAACCGTGGAGATGCGGACCGCGGTGCCAGGAAAGCCAGCAAGGGACAAGCCCTTGTCGAGTTCACGCTCATTTTTATGCTGATGCTAGTTATCGCTTGGATTCCGGCGGACTTCGGCCTGGCGTTCTTCACAGGCCAGCTCATGTCGAATGCCGCCCGGGAAGGAGCGAGGATCGGGTCGGCCATGCCGTCCTTCAACGCCAGCGAGGTCGTGAACGTGACCTGTCAGAGGCTGCCTTCGGCGCTCCTGAGCGATCCGGGCAGCGGAGGTACGAGCTGCATGCCTGTTTCCCGGGCCCGAGTGAGCGTGACGCTGGATAGTAGCGGCGGTACCTGCAATCAGAGGGTGATCGTCAGAGTACAGGGGAACTACAATTTCTTCTTTTACGAGTTGCTGCGCTTTTTCGGCGCATCGGGAAATTTTGACAGCGAAACGCTCACGCGCGAGACGTCGATGCGCTGGGAACACGGGTGCTGA
- a CDS encoding TadE/TadG family type IV pilus assembly protein, with product MRRFFNLKGQSIIEIALMTPLILVALYVPFDFGVAIFTGHLTQNAVRDGARVASATDLLDDTKARTLAAQVYDNLPELLDPADRQVTVTLYGNGSPDCSKFVEVSAEGTYNFFLYRLIALLGFTPPDAITIARATRMRYEFQPTTNGGAGSTLTACTSVSATGTYPAT from the coding sequence ATGCGCCGGTTCTTTAACCTCAAAGGGCAGAGCATTATCGAAATCGCGCTGATGACGCCGCTGATCCTGGTAGCCTTGTACGTTCCGTTCGACTTCGGCGTGGCGATCTTCACCGGGCATCTTACTCAGAACGCCGTGCGCGACGGCGCGCGGGTCGCGTCCGCTACTGACCTGCTCGACGACACCAAGGCACGAACTCTGGCGGCTCAGGTTTACGACAACCTGCCGGAATTGCTGGACCCTGCCGACAGGCAAGTCACGGTGACCTTGTACGGCAACGGTTCGCCGGACTGCTCGAAATTCGTGGAGGTCAGCGCGGAAGGAACTTATAACTTCTTTCTTTACCGGTTGATTGCGCTGCTGGGCTTTACGCCTCCCGACGCAATCACGATCGCCCGGGCGACCCGGATGCGCTACGAATTTCAACCCACGACGAACGGGGGAGCGGGATCCACGCTGACCGCCTGCACGTCAGTGAGCGCAACCGGTACGTATCCGGCCACATAG